In the genome of Delphinus delphis chromosome 15, mDelDel1.2, whole genome shotgun sequence, one region contains:
- the QPRT gene encoding nicotinate-nucleotide pyrophosphorylase [carboxylating] isoform X2: protein MDPEGLALLLPPATLAALAESWLREDCPGLNHMALVTGAASSQAVLWAKSPGVLAGRPFFDAIFAQVNCQVSWFLPEGSKLVPVAKVAEVRGPAHYLLLGERVALNMLARCSGVASAAAAAVETARGTGWAGHVAGTRKTTPGFRLVEKYGLLVGGAASHRYDLGGLVMVKDNHIVAAGGVEKAVRGARQAADFSLKVEVECSSLQEAVDAAEAGADLVLLDNFRPEELHPTAAALKARFPNVGVEASGGITLDSLPQFCGPHIDVISLGMLTQAAPALDFSLKLFAEGATPVPYARRS from the exons ATGGACCCTGAAG gCCTGGCACTCCTGCTGCCCCCTGCCACTCTAGCCGCCTTGGCAGAAAGCTGGCTTCGAGAGGACTGCCCAGGCCTCAACCACATGGCCTTGGTCACGGGGGCAGCCTCCTCACAGGCGGTGCTGTGGGCCAAGTCCCCCGGGGTGCTGGCTGGGAGGCCCTTCTTTGATGCTATCTTTGCCCAAGTCAACTGCCAGGTCTCCTGGTTCCTCCCTGAGGGATCAAAACTGGTGCCTGTGGCCAAGGTGGCCGAGGTCCGGGGCCCTGCCCACTACCTGCTGCTGGGGGAGCGGGTGGCCCTTAATATGTTGGCCCGCTGCAGTGGAGTTGCCAGcgctgccgctgctgctgtgGAGACCGCCAGGGGGACCGGCTGGGCCGGGCATGTGGCAGGCACGAGGAAGACGACGCCAGGCTTCCGGCTGGTGGAGAAGTATGGGCTCCTAGTGGGCGGGGCCGCCTCCCACCGCTACGACTTGGGAGGTCTGGTGATGGTGAAGGACAACCACATCGTGGCAGCTGGTGGTGTGGAAAAG GCGGTGAGGGGGGCCCGGCAGGCGGCCGACTTCTCCCTGAAGGTGGAGGTTGAGTGCAGCAGCCTGCAGGAGGCTGTGGATGCGGCCGAGGCAGGAGCAGACCTCGTCTTGCTGGACAACTTCAGGCCTGAG GAGCTGCACCCCACGGCCGCGGCGCTGAAGGCCCGGTTCCCGAACGTGGGCGTGGAGGCGAGCGGGGGCATCACGCTGGACAGCCTCCCTCAGTTCTGTGGGCCCCATATCGATGTCATCTCTTTGGGGATGCTGACCCAGGCTGCCCCGGCCCTCGATTTCTCCCTCAAGCTGTTTGCCGAAGGGGCCACTCCAGTGCCCTACGCCCGCCGCTCCTAA
- the QPRT gene encoding nicotinate-nucleotide pyrophosphorylase [carboxylating] isoform X1: MHGNHPGKILIQLIRNAPKQQSSKRSAGLALLLPPATLAALAESWLREDCPGLNHMALVTGAASSQAVLWAKSPGVLAGRPFFDAIFAQVNCQVSWFLPEGSKLVPVAKVAEVRGPAHYLLLGERVALNMLARCSGVASAAAAAVETARGTGWAGHVAGTRKTTPGFRLVEKYGLLVGGAASHRYDLGGLVMVKDNHIVAAGGVEKAVRGARQAADFSLKVEVECSSLQEAVDAAEAGADLVLLDNFRPEELHPTAAALKARFPNVGVEASGGITLDSLPQFCGPHIDVISLGMLTQAAPALDFSLKLFAEGATPVPYARRS; encoded by the exons ATGCATGGGAACCACCCCggaaagattctgattcagttgatCCGGAATGCACCCAAGCAGCAGAGTTCAAAACGCTCCGCAG gCCTGGCACTCCTGCTGCCCCCTGCCACTCTAGCCGCCTTGGCAGAAAGCTGGCTTCGAGAGGACTGCCCAGGCCTCAACCACATGGCCTTGGTCACGGGGGCAGCCTCCTCACAGGCGGTGCTGTGGGCCAAGTCCCCCGGGGTGCTGGCTGGGAGGCCCTTCTTTGATGCTATCTTTGCCCAAGTCAACTGCCAGGTCTCCTGGTTCCTCCCTGAGGGATCAAAACTGGTGCCTGTGGCCAAGGTGGCCGAGGTCCGGGGCCCTGCCCACTACCTGCTGCTGGGGGAGCGGGTGGCCCTTAATATGTTGGCCCGCTGCAGTGGAGTTGCCAGcgctgccgctgctgctgtgGAGACCGCCAGGGGGACCGGCTGGGCCGGGCATGTGGCAGGCACGAGGAAGACGACGCCAGGCTTCCGGCTGGTGGAGAAGTATGGGCTCCTAGTGGGCGGGGCCGCCTCCCACCGCTACGACTTGGGAGGTCTGGTGATGGTGAAGGACAACCACATCGTGGCAGCTGGTGGTGTGGAAAAG GCGGTGAGGGGGGCCCGGCAGGCGGCCGACTTCTCCCTGAAGGTGGAGGTTGAGTGCAGCAGCCTGCAGGAGGCTGTGGATGCGGCCGAGGCAGGAGCAGACCTCGTCTTGCTGGACAACTTCAGGCCTGAG GAGCTGCACCCCACGGCCGCGGCGCTGAAGGCCCGGTTCCCGAACGTGGGCGTGGAGGCGAGCGGGGGCATCACGCTGGACAGCCTCCCTCAGTTCTGTGGGCCCCATATCGATGTCATCTCTTTGGGGATGCTGACCCAGGCTGCCCCGGCCCTCGATTTCTCCCTCAAGCTGTTTGCCGAAGGGGCCACTCCAGTGCCCTACGCCCGCCGCTCCTAA
- the SPN gene encoding leukosialin: MLGWVEPGPLPFPLRPLHQSCPSFRSWSSLVPALCPYPLSWSQLLLMPIALEMILLLLLFGSVWAQNTSSESPDGTITLRELEPTASSASLASNIYETTKFNSTTSNFATTEVPKTDDSTEHKIFPPSSTPYTANEVSSPGTSIAASRGPPVNESIISQKDSAQTLSMPLEISNATSIPAVPVVKSAGFHTTTGETMATSPLETSSGTSGPPVTTATSSLETSDGTSGPPITTAISSLKASNVTSGPPVIMETSSLKTSKETSGLPVTMATTSLKTPLGTSGSPTFGVKISSPTSSTNISSRSSPNSGWETNGTLLVAVLVALLVVIFLMALLLLWHQRQKRKTGVLTLSRSGKHNGVANAWAGVAQVSHEEAATITEGASGGNNDSGVPQGEGSGQRPTLTTFFGRRKSRQGSMALEELKPGPAPSLKGEEEPLVGSKDEAAETSTSDGPEERDVEAP; encoded by the exons ATGCTGGGGTGGGTGGAGCCAGGGCCACTTCCTTTCCCCTTGAGGCCCCTCCACCAGTCTTGCCCCAGCTTCAGGAGTTGGAGCAGCCTGGTCCCAGCCCTGTGCCCTTATCCACTGAGCTG GTCCCAACTCCTGCTCATGCCTATTGCTTTGGAAATgatcctgcttctcctcctctttggGAGCGTCTGGGCCCAAAACACGAGCTCAGAGTCTCCGGACGGCACAATTACTTTGCGGGAGTTGGAACCCACAGCGTCCTCTGCTTCTTTGGCCTCAAATATCTATGAGACCACAAAATTCAACTCAACGACATCTAATTTTGCAACAACCGAGGTCCCTAAGACAGATGACAGCACTGAGCACAAGATCTTCCCGCCTTCCTCAACTCCCTATACAGCCAATGAGGTTTCCTCTCCTGGGACTTCCATTGCTGCCAGCAGGGGCCCTCCTGTAAATGAGTCAATAATCTCCCAGAAAGATTCGGCCCAAACATTATCAATGCCCCTGGAAATCTCTAATGCAACCAGTATACCTGCTGTCCCAGTAGTGAAATCTGCAGGATTCCATACTACGACTGGTGAAACCATGGCAACTAGCCCTCTGGAGACCTCCAGTGGGACCAGTGGACCCCCTGTCACCACAGCTACTAGCTCTCTGGAGACCTCTGATGGGACCAGTGGACCCCCTATCACCACAGCAATTAGCTCTCTGAAGGCCTCCAATGTGACCAGCGGACCCCCTGTCATCATGGAAACTAGCTCTCTAAAGACCTCCAAGGAGACCAGTGGACTTCCTGTCACCATGGCAACTACGTCTCTGAAGACCCCCCTGGGGACCAGTGGCTCCCCCACTTTTGGAGTAAAAATATCCAGCCCAACGTCCTCCACAAACATAAGCAGTAGGTCCTCCCCAAATTCAGGTTGGGAGACAAATGGCACCTTGCTGGTAGCTGTGCTTGTGGCCCTGCTGGTGGTCATTTTCCTCATGGCATTACTCCTGCTGTGGCACCAGCGGCAGAAGCGGAAGACAGGAGTACTGACACTAAGCAGGAGTGGAAAACACAACGGGGTGGCAAATGCCTGGGCTGGGGTAGCCCAGGTGTCTCATGAGGAGGCCGCGACAATAACAGAGGGAGCGTCCGGGGGTAACAATGACTCTGGGGTCCCCCAGGGGGAGGGGTCTGGCCAGCGGCCCACACTTACCACTTTCTTTGGTAGACGGAAGTCTCGCCAGGGCTCCATGGCGCTGGAGGAGCTAAAGCCTGGGCCAGCCCCCAGCCTAAAGGGGGAGGAAGAGCCACTGGTGGGCAGCAAGGATGAGGCTGCGGAGACCTCTACTTCTGATGGGCCAGAAGAGAGAGATGTGGAGGCCCCTTAA